One Bythopirellula goksoeyrii genomic window, ATCTGCTCGTTGAGAGCGTTGCCCTTCTTGCCGCCGGCAATTTCGACCAAGGTGGGTAACCAATCGAGGGAGGCGAACATTTCCTTGAAGACGGTGCCCGGTTTGATTTTGCCAGGCCAACGGATGACACACGGAGCTCGCATGCCGCCTTCCCATGTAGTGAGCTTTCCACCCTTGAACGGAGTGGTTCCACCATCCGGGAAGGTAATAACTTCTGCGCCGTTATCGGTAGTGAAGACGACGATTGTATTGTCGAGTTCACCCATGTCCTCGAGCTTCTTGAGAACTACGCCGATGTTGTCGTCGAGTTGCTTCATGCCAACTTCGTTGATGCCCCAGTCCTTACCCCCCTTCACACCAAGCATGGCTTCGTACTTTGGCGAGAACATCGTGGTGATGTGCATTCGGGCAGGGTTGTACCAGACAAAGAATGGCTTGTTCGTCTTCTCAGGGTCGTTGCGATTGAGAAAGTCCACGACCTTGGCAGAGATCTCTTCGTCCACCGTTTTTGACCGTTCAAGGGTGAGCGGACCTTCATCCTTGCCATTCTGATTCTTCGCCGTGCCATCGGACGATTTCATCCAGAGGATGGGTCGCGGCGCCGCCATGCAGACGCCGTCCTTTGGATCGATAGCGCCAGGCGTTGCGGGAATGCCAGGGATCGGAACCATCTTCATCGGAGGCACAACGGCCTGATCGGTTGGTGACTTGTTGATGTCTGGAAAGCTGACCCCTTGCATCGCATCGAGGTGGTACAGGTAACCCCAGAACTCCTGAAAGCCATGCGCAGTCGGCAGGGAATCGGGATGATCGCCAAGGTGGTTCTTGCCGAACTCGCCGGTGTTGTAGCCCAGATCAAGCAGAAACTTTGCAAGCGCCGGAGTGCCAGGACGCAGGTACGAAATGGCACCCGGCAGTTCTGGCATCAGCATGCCGGCGCGCATCGGATGCATGCCAGTGAAAAAAGCCGTGCGTCCGGCCGTGCAGCTTTGCTCGGCGTAGTAATGCATGAATATACCGCCTTCATTGGCGAGTCGGTCGATGTTCGGAGTTTCGCCGACCATCAAGCCGCGGTGATAACAACTCGGCTGCATCCAGCCGATGTCATCTCCCATGATGAACAGAATATTCGGCTTCTTCGCCTGCGAGTAAGCCGGCATGACGGCACACATCAAGGCAGCCATCGCACCCAGACCGCTGATGAGCAGTCGTTGTTTCAAGAGGTTCATAACAGTTTCTCCTTAGTTGTTGTTAGTACTGATAGAAATTAGGTAGTAGTGTAGCAAAAAACTCACCGGCCATCAGGGATGTCACTTCACGGAACATCCTCAGCTATCACTCCTATAAACAGATTGCCGTCGGTATGCCAAGGGTCGCCGCCGCCGTTCTTGCCTTCGAGTTGTTTGTGAAAACCATAGTCGATGGAATGAGAGGCGAGCTCGCCGGTTTTTTCGAGGCACTCAAACAAATAGTCTCGCTCGACATCGACGTCGGGTGCGGTGACGTGTGTGATCTGGCCGGTGGTGTGGCTCAGGCCGACGCGCTCGTCGTAAACGGCCGAGCCGATCCATTGTGTTCGGCCAGAGGTGCTCTCGCGGTCCATTTTCCAGAGTCGCACATGGTGCCGGTGTCGCGGGTTGTCGCCGACCGGTTGTTCAAAGGCCAGGTCTTCTTTACGGCCAAAGAGATAGAGGCTGCTGACGGGAGCTTCATCGTCGGGGCGAGAGAGTACCGAGTCGGCGGCGATTTCTAAATCGCTGCGTACTCCCAGTGCTGCGGCTGGGTACCACTTGGCAGCTTTAAAAATTTGTTCGACTTGATCCAGGCTACCGACCAAGCCTACGTTCAGTGGATCGCCCGGATGATGATCGCTCGTTTCAGTGATGCGCGGGCTGTCGTCGAATGCTGGATGATGTTCCGCATAACGGTCCCAGGCGAAGGGAACTATCAGATAGGCCGCGAGAAACCAAATGAGAACAAAGACAGCCAGAAGCCTCACGATCTTTCTGAGGCGAGACCGAGAATGCGGTACCGTGATTTCTGTTTCGTCTTCCACGGTCGTAATTCGAGTTGAGGGGATTGATTTCGCCTATCGACCGTAGCTTATCCCTGTTGCCAGGGATTGCAAGGGATTTCGTGTCGAATTTATGTCAAGAGTTGCATCGAGGTTTAGCAAATCTTATAGCCAATCAGGGCGTCCACTGCCCCGCCGATGTGGCATTTCGAACCCTCCTTATCATTCTGATAGGTGGCGCCCATCCTAAACTTAACCGGAATAATCAGCACAGTTTACCACATTTGTCTCAAGCTGCAGGGACTGGGACCCGGTTCGGTTATGCCGTCTGTTGCAGTTCTGCCGATAGTTTCGTTGGGTAGTTTCATGACGAAGCTACCGAGGGGAGCGATCGTATGGACTATGCGGCAGAACGCCAAGGACTCAGCGGACGAGATCACCACTCCGCAGGTATGATGCTGGGAGTGTTCGTGGTCGTCTTTCTGCTAGCCACTTGCGGCTGCACGTCGCTGCCTGATTGGCTCCATAACGGTCTGAAAGTCGGACCGAATTATGTGAAACCGATGGCCCCAGTCGAATCACACTGGATCGACTATGGTCGCGACTCCCGCATCAGTGAGGCACCTGTTAACACGTGTGACTGGTGGACCGTCTTCAACGATCCAGTACTGAACAGCTTAATTGAAACGGCGGCCAGCCAAAATCTCACGCTTCGAGAAACGGGTACCCGCATCCTGCAAGCTCAAGCGGCTCACGCCATTGCCGCGGGAAATCTGTTCCCACAGGCGCAGCAGGCATTCGGGAGCTACGATCATCTGCAACTCAGTGAGACGATTGCCAACTCGCCACCGATTAAGAACTATGACTTGCTGTCAACGGGGCTAGGGGTTTCCTGGGAAATCGACTTCTGGGGGCGGTACCGCCGGGCGCTGGAATCGGCCGATGCCTCGCTGGATGCCTCGATCGAAGGCTATGACAATGTGCTCGTCATCTTGCTCTCGGATGTCGCCGCGACTTATGTGAAGATTCGCACCCTGCAAGAAGAGTTGCGATTGGTCAGAGAAAATGTGCGATTGCAAGAAGAAGCGGTGACTATCGCCGAGGCCCAATTCAATGCCGGCCAAGCTGACGCGGCAGACACTTTGCAAACTCGCAATAATGTGGAACAAACCGAGGCACTCATTCCCCGGTTCGAGGCTGCCTTGCGGCAGGCAAACAATGCGCTCTGCGTCTTGCTGGGCATACCGCCGCGCGATCTGGTGGCAGAACTTGGCGAGGGCCCGATCCCCTCTGCCCCGCCGGAGGTCGCCCTGGGCATACCAGCGCAGCTATTGCGCCGCCGACCTGACATTCGCCAGGCAGAACGGATTGTCGCTGCCCAATCGGCGCTGATCGGTGTGGCGGAGGCCGATCTGTACCCGTTCTTCTCGATCGGCGGTACACTCCAATGGCAATCGCAAAACTTGAGTAGCCTATTTAATTCCAACAGCTTCGGCGGATCGACAGGCCCTTCGTTTGGATGGAACGTCCTTAACTATGGTCGGATACTCAACTCCGTGCGGCAGCAAGAGGCCGTGTTTGAACAAGCAGTTTATGCTTACCAAGGGACGGTGCTAAGTGCCCAACAGGAAACTGAGGATGCCATCGTGGGATTCCTCAAAGCACAGGAGCAGACCGCCAAACTGCAGCTTGCAGTTCGCGATATTGAGGAATTGAACCAAGTGCTACTCACGCAAGCCAATGCCGGGGCCACCGATTTCAGTCGAGTATTCGTGGTCCAGGCCGCGGCCACCGAACAGATGGATAGACTCGCCACCAGCCGAGGCGAAATCGCCTTGAACTTGATTCGCATCTATCAGGCTTTGGGGGGTGGCTGGCAAATTCGGTTGCAGTCGCCAAGTAATTTCCCGATACCTGTGGCGATCGAAGCAGACGAACCGATCGAAGTGCCGCCGATCCCCGAGCCACTCCCGAACCCTGCAGATTTGCAGTAGCTAGACAACTAAACACCACTAAGGGATTAAACGCAGAGACCGCCAAGGCGCAGAGCTTCGCAGAGATAGCTCAACAGCATCATACAAATACACGCCTCTGCGCCTCAGCGAACTCTGCGTTTTCAAAAACAAAGTTCACACACCTATTTGCCCAAAATCAGAACACGCTTCAGAGAGCGAGATTTCTTGTTATGAACCTCACCACTCAAGATTACCGTACAAGCAAGACTCTGTGGGGACTTCTGGCAGGTCTACTACTCGGCTTTGCCACGCTACCGACGGAAGTAGCTGGTGATGGCGTGCCACAGAAGCCATGCGATTGCAATTGTCGCAGTGGGCTGATGCTTTGTTGTCCAGACGACTATTGCTCTAAGCCGATGCCGTGCCTGTACTGTCCACGGCTTAGCTGCTGCCCGAGTGATTACTGCACCAAGCCCCTGCCCTGCCTTCGAGCTCCAGCCTTATCGTGTTATGGGGATGATTATTGCCCCAAGCCCATGCCACGACTCTGTTGGCCACCTTCTCCGGTGCGCTATAGTTGCGGAAAGTAACTAGATGTGGCGACCAATTGAGCCGGATTTTACGGTAAGCATCTTTTCTAGCCGAACACTCCCGAAAGAGTCGAACACCGGAAAGTCTGAAACTGCCGTCAACGAGTCCCTCTTCAAGGTCTTGGAGTCAGTCGAAATCCGCTGAGGTGGTCAAGCCCGACACGCCCTATTGAAACCGGTAGCTGCAGGAAGTTGATGCATCCGCCGCGCTTTCGAGAAACCTGTAAATGCAGGCGGTGGAGAAAACCTCAGCAGCTGGGCGACGCGATTCTCTCCCGAAAAGGATGGCAGTAGTGTCGCCTGTTTTCGGATCGAATGGGCATCGTGGCGGCTACGCGTTATCAGCCGGCAACGGGTCAGCGGAGTGAGCAGAGTTGGCGGTGAATGTTAGCGCCCAAACGAACGCGACTGCGAGACCAAGACAGAAAACTTTCATAGCTTGGCTTTCGGGTATATGGACCAAAAAAAGGGGGTGCAGTCTGGATCGACCGCACCCCCCAGACGATCTGTTTACTCGCCGCCGACGGTCATGTTCTTGATCTGCTTTTCTAGTGACTCAAGACTCCAGTCGCCCGGCGTCTGGCTGGGCGGAAATTCCTTCATGCTCGTGAGGAACTTGCTGGCGACCACCTGCATCGGTCCGAGCACATAGGCACGGTCGATCATCCAGTCGTGGTAGGTGTTTGAGTTCCCGTACGCCTTTTCGAACGGGTCGCGGCGGAGGTTGAAGAGCAGCGGCATTCGTAGATGAACCAAAGGCTCGCGCCATACATCCAGTTGATGCGCACGGTTCTCCAGGTAGGTCGCCTTCCAGTCGTCATAGCGGACGGACATCACGGCGCCATCGTCGCCGACATAGATGAACTCGCGGCGGGGCGACTTGTCGGTCTTGCCGCTGAGGTAGTCGATCAGGTTGTACCCGTCGATGTGGTTCTTGTATTGCCGCCCATTCAATTCGGCACCCTTGAGGAGCTGTTCCTTGATGTCGGGATTGCCAGCGGCGGCAGCGAAGGTCGGCAGCCAGTCTTCGTGCGACACGATGCCGTTGAGCGTGACACCTGCCGGGAAGTGACCAGGCCATTTGACGAAGCAAGGCACGCGGAAAGCGCCTTCCCAGTTCGAGTTTTTCTCACCATGGAAGGGGGTGGTGCCGGCGTCAGGCCAGGTGTTGTAGTGCGGGCCATTGTCTGTGGAGTACATGATGATGGTGTCATCCGCGAGGCCGAGGTCGTCGATCAGTTTAACGAGTTCGCCGACCAAAGCGTCGTGTTCGATCATGCCATCAGTGTATTCGTCATTACCCGGATGGCGGTGCTCCTTCCGCACGTGGGTGCGAAAGTGCATGCGAGTTGCGTTCCACCAGCAGAAAAAGGGCTTTCCAGCCGCGGCCTGGCGCTTGATGAAGTCCTTTGCCGCGGCGTTGGTCTCATCATCGATCGTCTCCATGTGCTTCTTTGTCAGAGGTCCAAGATTTTCTATGACCTGACCGCCCTGGCCATCGGCCTTGGACTTGATCATGCCACGTGGTCCGAAGACTTCGCGAAATGTCTTGCCGTTGGCCAGGACCATGTCACCGGGATAGTCCTCGTTCTCCGGCTCTTCCTCAGCATTGAGGTGATAAAGACTGCCGAAGAACTCATCGAATCCGTGCACGGTTGGCAAGTGTTCGTCGCGATCTCCCTGGTGGTTTTTTCCGAACTGCCCCGTAGCATAGCCCTGGCTTTTTAGAACCGTGGCCATGGTGCAGTCGGTCTTCTGCCAGCCTTCGGCGGCGCCGGGCATTCCCACCTTCGTCATGCCTGAACGAACCGGTACCGAGCCGCTGATAAATGCGGCGCGACCGGCCGTACAGCTCTGCTGCGCGTAGTAGTCGGTGAAGGCGACGCCTTCCTTTGCGATGCGGTCGATGTTGGGCGTCTTGTAGCCCATCATGCCACGGTTGTTGTGGCTGATGTTCCACGTGCCGATGTCATCTCCCCAGATGACGAGGATGTTTGGCTTATTTTGAGCTCGCGCGGCACTACATAGGACGAGGCACATAGTCATCGCGACAAAAGGCCGCAGTACGCTGGTGATCATGACAGGTATCTCCGTGGTCCAGATGAGTTGAGTCGACTGACGATGAACAGCGGTGGGGTGCAGCACCTGCCACCCGGCACACGAATCGCCGAATTATAAACTTAACTCGCTCTGCTTGCCTGTCAACATTCCCTCCAGTAATCTTTATTGATATTGTGATTCCCGTAGGGTATCACGTGATAAATCAAGCGAATCCCCGGAGTGAGTTCGATGGCGGAGCCAAAAGATCTGCGAAATCTCGTTGCTGTCTATGAACACTGCCACTTTGGCAAAGCGGCCCAAGAAACAGGACTCAGCCAGCCGGCAATCACGAAGTCGATTCAACGTCTGGAGAAGGAATTCGGCTTAGCTCTTTTTGACCGGTCGCGATCTCACGTCGGGCCGACCCCGATCTGCGAGGCTATTGTTTCACGCGCGAATTCCGTTCTCTCCGGGTTGGAGAACTTGGACCAGATGGTTCGTATGTTCCGTGGGCTCGAAGCCGGATCGCTGACCATAGGTGTCGGTCCGGCGATGTCCGAGTCTTATATTACGCAAGCGATTGGCTCGCTGGCCCAGGACCATCCTGGAATTCAAGTGGATGTCCGGGTCGACCACTGGAAGCAATTATCGGAGTGGATCATTTCCGGAGAGATCGAAATACTTGTCGCCGACCTCGCAGAGGTAGCGGACGATAAACGTTTTGTTGTATCGCCCCTGCCCGCTCAAGAGTTTATTTGGTTCTGTAACAGTCGGCATCCTTTGGCCGAGAAAGAACGGGTGTCGCGTCACGACCTATTACAATATCCGCTGGCGACGCCTCGGATGCCTCCTTGGGCCATCGGGTGGTTCCATGCTGTGCTTACCGAAGAGGAACGGAACAGCGGCAGTGTGCCCCTGCCAACGATTCGATGCGAAAACTACTCAATGCTGAAGCGCATCGTTTTAGACAGCAACTGTGTGAGCGCTGCGTTGGCTGCTACCATCCGACCGGAGGTGCAATCGGGCTTGTTAACCACTCTACCGGTCGATGCCGCCTCGTTAACGACAGAGGCCGGCATAGTACAGTTGAGCGACCGAACACCATCGCCATTAGCGAATGCACTCGTCAACAAGATTGTTGATTTAGCTGCCGTTGAGCATTAAGCAAAGTAATCAGTTTCCGCGACCGACTGCGATTTGATGCTTGGCAACGAGCGTGATGTTGGAGCATCCGCGGCGACTTCAAGAACCGGCGAATCGCTGGCGTTGGCAAGGATCTAGAATTGCTTTGGGCCGTGAGAGCACTCCCTGATTCTCGCTTGGATCTGTGTTGTCGCCAAAGGTAGTCTTCGAAACACTTAAGGCTCCGTCTCGCTATCTAGCGGTCGCATTCACGCTCACCGCCGAAACGAAATTCAGCGCAGCGGTCTCGTCACCTCCTTCAGTTCGCCAGATTCAGAACTCCGGTCGGTTGGACCACCCGCCTAGGCGAGCGCCTTTCGTAACTCGCAGCGGTCTCTATTCAACAGGGACACCTCATGCAGTTCTCCTAACTCCTCCGACGCCGGCTATGTCTTTCCATATAATCCTGTTCTATTACTCGTCACACACAGTGTCTTGCGTAACGAATAATTCGGATAATCGGATGAATCGCACTTCTGCGACCTCGCTCCTTTAGCAATCTATAATAGAGGGGTTAAAAACTATCCACTGAACAGACTCCGGGGGCAACTTTGCTGGTAGCTGCGCTAGACATCTGGGATTATCTCACGTTCTTGGCGTTTTTTCTTTGTGGCATTGGAATTCTTGGTGCGATCGTTCTAGTTCTCGGTCTGCCAGGACGAATCGCCTACGCGAGAAAACACCCCGAGGCAGAAGCCATTGATATGATGGGCTGGATAGGATTCCTGGCCGTCGTTCCGTGGGTCCAGGCATTTCTTTGGGCGTTTAAACCAACCGATGTCGTCGATATCCGGCGATTTCCAAGAGAAGAGCAAGCGGCCCTCGAAGAGGAAGCCCGCAAACATGCTGAGGAAGCGGCGCCCAGGCGACGACCTCAGGCACCGACTCCTCCCGCCGATTCCCCAGAGAGCGAGTAAAGGTGGTACGTCATGTTTCTTGGTTTGGTCATTACATTCACTTACATCGCCTTCGTGTGGTTGATCTTCTTCAAGCTAAAGCTGCTGAGGTTCACCAAACCGTGGATCGCGGTTTCGGTCGTCTTCGGCTTGCATTTGCTCTTGATCTTTCTCATTGGCTTGCGTTTCGTGACTCCCTATACGAAGCATGCGAAAGTTGTGCAGCATACGATCCAACTCATCCCCCGACTTCCCAACCCGACGCTCGTCACCGAGGTCTTGGTAGAGGCAAATGAACCGGTCAAGAAAGGCCAGCCGCTGTTTCAGTTCGACCGACGACCGTATCAGTACCAAGTCGATTCACTCAAAGCACAGCTTGCTCAGGCGAAGCAGAACTACTTGGAACTGAAGGCCTCGCTGGATGCTGCGGATGCCACGGTCGCCGAAGCTCGCGCGAAGAAGATCGCCCTTCAAGCAACCCTCGAAGCCGCTACTGCATCGGTGGCGAAGGCCCGCGCGGAACAGGAATCACTCAAGTCCTCTCTCGACGGAGCCAAAGCTAGCCTGGCCAAGGCGAAAGAATCAATGGCCTATGCAAAGGAGGCCATGCAAATTTCGGAGACCGTCAAGGAAGACAACCCGGGAGCAATCAGTGCTCTTCGCTACGATCAAGCGGTGACCCATCTTAAGGAAACAAAGGCTGCTGTCGATTTAGCCCAGGCAAACGTAAAAAAGGCCGAAACTGACTACGAACTAGAAGCTGTGGCGGAAATCAATGTTGCCGTGGCCAATGAAGCACGGGCGCGCGCAGCGGCTGGCCCCGAGGCCGATGCTGCGATCACCGTTGCGGTGGCCAATCAAACAAAAGCTCGGCTGGAGTACGAAGCACAAATCGATGGGGAAAATACCGAGGTCGCCCAATTCGAAGCAGAGCTAGCCGAGGCCCAGTACTACCTGGACAACACGACGATGGTGGCACCCGCGGATGGCTATCTCTTCAACCTGCAAGTCCAGGAAGGAATGGTTGCCGGTATTATTCGCGTCGGTGCCATCGCCTCGTTCGTCGTTGATGCCGATCGCTATGTACTCGCACCCTATACCCAAGAACAGCTCAAGTGGGTAAAGCCCGAACAACCGGTTGAGCTTGCCATGGATCTTTATCCCGGACAGATATTCAAGGGAACCGTGAGCGAAGTGTGGCAGGGAAGCGGTGTCGGCCAAATGTTGCCGAGCGGAAGACTACCCAAGTTTCACCCTTTGCCGCCGGAAATGCCTCAAACGATGTTTGCCGTCCAGATTAAGTTGGACGTCGAGAATGAATCGATGTTTCCCATCGGCACCCAGGGAGCAGCCGCAATTTACACCTCACAAGGAGGCTGGGCTGCCCTGCGGCGAATCGGTATCCGCGCCTATACCTGGGGGAACTGGCTCTACCCACTCGATCTCTAAACGCGCACATCTACGCACCGCAATTTCAATTGCGATGCGTAGTTGTCTACGGTGATGTCTTATCTTCACGCGTTCAAAGCGGTTTGCAGTTTGTCTTCGTCTTCATGGGAAAGCGATGTCTGCAGAACCTTGCCACCAGTTCCCTTGAGTTCTTCCAGGACTTTATCCGGAGTCATGTCACGCACGAGGACAAAAAGTGCTGAGGTCTCGGGTTTCATCGTCTCGGCCAGATCTTTCATGAACTTGTCATTGATGCCGATATCCGTGAGAGCACCAGAGATGGCCCCGGCAGAGGCACCAACAGCAAGGCCCAACAACGGATTGAGGAAAATCATGCCGACCAGAGTCCCCCAAAAACCACCACCAAGCGCACCTGCGCCGGTCAGGTTGACTGGCTGGTGAAGCTTGACTTTCCCAGCGGCATCTTTGACCGCAACTACGGCGTCTTCCAATGCAATCAAATAATCTTGTTGCATCTTTCTCAATGAAAGTCGGACTTCCTCGGCCTTAAAAGCGTCGTCATATCCGATAACTACTAATGTACTCATAGGTATTCCTTTCCAAATTTCAAGCACGGAGCATGTAGAGGTTCTGATTAAAGTAGCGGAGTGAATTGTCGACAACAAGACGGTTGGTATCTAACTCATGGTAACGGCAGATAATACATCCATTTCTTCATACGAATCGTAACCTTGCTGATCATGGCAAACGGTTTGCCCCAATCGGTGTAGATCGCAACTGCTCCGGCGGCACCCATTTCCAGCTGATCGGCAGGCTCTCCTTCGTCCAAGCTGATTTTGACGGCCAAAAGGCCCGGTGATCCGATTTCAGCGGCCGAGGGAAGTTTTCCAGTGGTAGTAAATTGGCCTTCTCCCGTGGCCTCAATCACGTTCACTACCTTCCCGCGAAACAACTTGCCCGGCTGATTCTTGAATGCCAATTCTACCGGATTGCCGGGTTGCACATGAACCAGCATCTGCGCTGGCAGTGATGCGGCGATCATCGTTTCTTCCGTGTCGATGAAGGTGCCTGCGGCTGCGAAGGGCATTGCCGTGACGTAGGTCCCCTCTCGAATTTGCCAATCGGTGATAAACCCATCAGTCGGCGCTCGCACAGTGCAGCCTTCCAGATTGAATTGGGCTGTATCGATCTGTGACTGGATAACGCCAATTTGGTCCTTGCCTGCGACAAGCGCAGCACCGGCTTGATCCTGACTGGCCTTGGCTTTTTGCAGCGAGGCTTGGGAAGCGGCCAGGGCTTCGGTAGCCTCAACAAGTTTTAGCTTTGAAATCGCTTGGGGGTTCTCTTTGTTGATCGTAACCGACACATCAGAGGCCGCTTGCTTAGTGGCCACATCGGCTTCCGCTTGCTTCACCGCAGCCTCTGCAACTTGAACGCTCGCTTCTAGCTGCATTACATTACTCTTCGCCGCAGCCAATTGGGATTTCGCCAAAGCCAGTTGATACTGATAGGGCTCTGGATCGATCTCGTAAAGCACGTCCCCCTTCTTGAGCGGCTCATTCGGTTCAGCCGGAATACTGATCACTTGCCCTTTCACGATGGGAACGATCTGTACGACGTAGCGGCTCACCACGGCTCGAGTGGAGATCGGCGCGGCCAAAGTCCATAGCACAACTGTAGAACCGATCATCGCAACGCCAAGAACCACAAAACCTGCAATGGGCCAGGGGCTAGGTTTGACCTTGAGGATTTTGAATACGAGTACGATGAGGGCCACGTACACAATCGTCATTACAGCGATCATGAAACGGAATCTCCTTCAT contains:
- a CDS encoding arylsulfatase, which produces MNLLKQRLLISGLGAMAALMCAVMPAYSQAKKPNILFIMGDDIGWMQPSCYHRGLMVGETPNIDRLANEGGIFMHYYAEQSCTAGRTAFFTGMHPMRAGMLMPELPGAISYLRPGTPALAKFLLDLGYNTGEFGKNHLGDHPDSLPTAHGFQEFWGYLYHLDAMQGVSFPDINKSPTDQAVVPPMKMVPIPGIPATPGAIDPKDGVCMAAPRPILWMKSSDGTAKNQNGKDEGPLTLERSKTVDEEISAKVVDFLNRNDPEKTNKPFFVWYNPARMHITTMFSPKYEAMLGVKGGKDWGINEVGMKQLDDNIGVVLKKLEDMGELDNTIVVFTTDNGAEVITFPDGGTTPFKGGKLTTWEGGMRAPCVIRWPGKIKPGTVFKEMFASLDWLPTLVEIAGGKKGNALNEQIMAGKYPGIVKTKLDGVNQIDYLTGKSEESARDTFFYYTGAQPSAVRYKNWKFYYTMVGAGAMDGLMGAQTYHWTQLANIMRDPFEISVGADTKSLLSYAGALASPSTAYIYDWNLLPIGQLLWEKELMSYKEFPPLQMAASYNLDQILDSLKKTSGTHSD
- a CDS encoding LssY C-terminal domain-containing protein, producing the protein MEDETEITVPHSRSRLRKIVRLLAVFVLIWFLAAYLIVPFAWDRYAEHHPAFDDSPRITETSDHHPGDPLNVGLVGSLDQVEQIFKAAKWYPAAALGVRSDLEIAADSVLSRPDDEAPVSSLYLFGRKEDLAFEQPVGDNPRHRHHVRLWKMDRESTSGRTQWIGSAVYDERVGLSHTTGQITHVTAPDVDVERDYLFECLEKTGELASHSIDYGFHKQLEGKNGGGDPWHTDGNLFIGVIAEDVP
- a CDS encoding efflux transporter outer membrane subunit, with amino-acid sequence MDYAAERQGLSGRDHHSAGMMLGVFVVVFLLATCGCTSLPDWLHNGLKVGPNYVKPMAPVESHWIDYGRDSRISEAPVNTCDWWTVFNDPVLNSLIETAASQNLTLRETGTRILQAQAAHAIAAGNLFPQAQQAFGSYDHLQLSETIANSPPIKNYDLLSTGLGVSWEIDFWGRYRRALESADASLDASIEGYDNVLVILLSDVAATYVKIRTLQEELRLVRENVRLQEEAVTIAEAQFNAGQADAADTLQTRNNVEQTEALIPRFEAALRQANNALCVLLGIPPRDLVAELGEGPIPSAPPEVALGIPAQLLRRRPDIRQAERIVAAQSALIGVAEADLYPFFSIGGTLQWQSQNLSSLFNSNSFGGSTGPSFGWNVLNYGRILNSVRQQEAVFEQAVYAYQGTVLSAQQETEDAIVGFLKAQEQTAKLQLAVRDIEELNQVLLTQANAGATDFSRVFVVQAAATEQMDRLATSRGEIALNLIRIYQALGGGWQIRLQSPSNFPIPVAIEADEPIEVPPIPEPLPNPADLQ
- a CDS encoding arylsulfatase, which gives rise to MCLVLCSAARAQNKPNILVIWGDDIGTWNISHNNRGMMGYKTPNIDRIAKEGVAFTDYYAQQSCTAGRAAFISGSVPVRSGMTKVGMPGAAEGWQKTDCTMATVLKSQGYATGQFGKNHQGDRDEHLPTVHGFDEFFGSLYHLNAEEEPENEDYPGDMVLANGKTFREVFGPRGMIKSKADGQGGQVIENLGPLTKKHMETIDDETNAAAKDFIKRQAAAGKPFFCWWNATRMHFRTHVRKEHRHPGNDEYTDGMIEHDALVGELVKLIDDLGLADDTIIMYSTDNGPHYNTWPDAGTTPFHGEKNSNWEGAFRVPCFVKWPGHFPAGVTLNGIVSHEDWLPTFAAAAGNPDIKEQLLKGAELNGRQYKNHIDGYNLIDYLSGKTDKSPRREFIYVGDDGAVMSVRYDDWKATYLENRAHQLDVWREPLVHLRMPLLFNLRRDPFEKAYGNSNTYHDWMIDRAYVLGPMQVVASKFLTSMKEFPPSQTPGDWSLESLEKQIKNMTVGGE
- a CDS encoding LysR family transcriptional regulator gives rise to the protein MAEPKDLRNLVAVYEHCHFGKAAQETGLSQPAITKSIQRLEKEFGLALFDRSRSHVGPTPICEAIVSRANSVLSGLENLDQMVRMFRGLEAGSLTIGVGPAMSESYITQAIGSLAQDHPGIQVDVRVDHWKQLSEWIISGEIEILVADLAEVADDKRFVVSPLPAQEFIWFCNSRHPLAEKERVSRHDLLQYPLATPRMPPWAIGWFHAVLTEEERNSGSVPLPTIRCENYSMLKRIVLDSNCVSAALAATIRPEVQSGLLTTLPVDAASLTTEAGIVQLSDRTPSPLANALVNKIVDLAAVEH
- a CDS encoding DUF3302 domain-containing protein, which produces MLVAALDIWDYLTFLAFFLCGIGILGAIVLVLGLPGRIAYARKHPEAEAIDMMGWIGFLAVVPWVQAFLWAFKPTDVVDIRRFPREEQAALEEEARKHAEEAAPRRRPQAPTPPADSPESE
- a CDS encoding HlyD family secretion protein — its product is MFLGLVITFTYIAFVWLIFFKLKLLRFTKPWIAVSVVFGLHLLLIFLIGLRFVTPYTKHAKVVQHTIQLIPRLPNPTLVTEVLVEANEPVKKGQPLFQFDRRPYQYQVDSLKAQLAQAKQNYLELKASLDAADATVAEARAKKIALQATLEAATASVAKARAEQESLKSSLDGAKASLAKAKESMAYAKEAMQISETVKEDNPGAISALRYDQAVTHLKETKAAVDLAQANVKKAETDYELEAVAEINVAVANEARARAAAGPEADAAITVAVANQTKARLEYEAQIDGENTEVAQFEAELAEAQYYLDNTTMVAPADGYLFNLQVQEGMVAGIIRVGAIASFVVDADRYVLAPYTQEQLKWVKPEQPVELAMDLYPGQIFKGTVSEVWQGSGVGQMLPSGRLPKFHPLPPEMPQTMFAVQIKLDVENESMFPIGTQGAAAIYTSQGGWAALRRIGIRAYTWGNWLYPLDL
- a CDS encoding DUF1269 domain-containing protein, with the translated sequence MSTLVVIGYDDAFKAEEVRLSLRKMQQDYLIALEDAVVAVKDAAGKVKLHQPVNLTGAGALGGGFWGTLVGMIFLNPLLGLAVGASAGAISGALTDIGINDKFMKDLAETMKPETSALFVLVRDMTPDKVLEELKGTGGKVLQTSLSHEDEDKLQTALNA
- a CDS encoding HlyD family secretion protein, which codes for MIAVMTIVYVALIVLVFKILKVKPSPWPIAGFVVLGVAMIGSTVVLWTLAAPISTRAVVSRYVVQIVPIVKGQVISIPAEPNEPLKKGDVLYEIDPEPYQYQLALAKSQLAAAKSNVMQLEASVQVAEAAVKQAEADVATKQAASDVSVTINKENPQAISKLKLVEATEALAASQASLQKAKASQDQAGAALVAGKDQIGVIQSQIDTAQFNLEGCTVRAPTDGFITDWQIREGTYVTAMPFAAAGTFIDTEETMIAASLPAQMLVHVQPGNPVELAFKNQPGKLFRGKVVNVIEATGEGQFTTTGKLPSAAEIGSPGLLAVKISLDEGEPADQLEMGAAGAVAIYTDWGKPFAMISKVTIRMKKWMYYLPLP